In one window of Cellulophaga sp. HaHa_2_95 DNA:
- a CDS encoding S8 family peptidase — translation MTTNFSKSILGLTICSLLLSGCGATAPVLISTPVENIDAIPLKISDLSETQKKTWGHLDLISDTIPGMAVEKAYADLVKGRKGEKIIVAILDSGMDLEHEDLVNVLWTNTKEIPGNNKDDDNNGYVDDIHGYNFLGESYNEQLEAARILRLKLGDATLQAAAKKVIDEDAQKYLTYKNQLDQMLPAIKSADMAITAHLGKENYTKEEVAAITTEDSTLLQSKSIVNQMFAYGDSMAEVITKLEGDIDGLIERLNYNLNVDFNGRTEVGDNPYDLKDLGYGNGNPQNRVATESHGTHVAGIIGAQRGNGKGVDGVANNVALMSIRAVPNGDEYDKDIALGIRYAVDNGAKIINGSFGKAFSPNAEWVYEAIKYAASKDVLFVHAAGNDGNDLDDTSNANFPNDQINNGAEIADNVITVGSLTAKYGSGLVSSFSNYGTINVDVFAPGSAIYATMPNSTYDYNSGTSMAAPGVAGVAALVWSQYPSLKASQVKKIILQSGLTTKTQVTVPGEDAGAKEFSSLSKSGKMVNAYNALLLAEQVTSGKVKL, via the coding sequence ATGACTACTAATTTTTCTAAATCAATTTTAGGGCTAACTATTTGCTCTTTACTTTTATCCGGTTGCGGTGCTACAGCTCCAGTACTTATAAGTACTCCCGTAGAAAACATCGATGCCATTCCTTTAAAAATTTCCGACTTATCAGAAACTCAAAAGAAAACTTGGGGACATTTAGATCTTATTTCAGATACCATTCCTGGAATGGCTGTTGAAAAAGCCTATGCTGATCTTGTAAAAGGTAGAAAAGGAGAAAAAATCATCGTAGCAATTTTAGATTCTGGTATGGATTTAGAACACGAAGATTTAGTCAATGTATTATGGACTAATACCAAAGAAATTCCTGGGAATAATAAAGATGATGACAACAATGGTTATGTAGATGATATTCACGGTTACAACTTCTTAGGAGAGTCTTACAATGAGCAATTAGAGGCTGCAAGAATCTTACGCCTTAAGTTAGGCGATGCTACCCTGCAGGCTGCGGCAAAAAAGGTAATTGACGAAGATGCTCAAAAATACCTTACCTACAAGAACCAATTAGACCAAATGCTTCCTGCTATTAAAAGTGCAGATATGGCCATTACCGCACATTTAGGTAAAGAAAATTATACCAAAGAAGAAGTTGCTGCTATTACCACAGAAGATTCTACTTTATTACAGAGTAAATCCATTGTAAATCAAATGTTTGCCTATGGCGATTCTATGGCAGAAGTGATAACAAAGTTAGAAGGCGATATCGATGGCTTAATAGAACGTTTAAACTATAACTTAAATGTAGATTTTAATGGTAGAACCGAGGTTGGTGATAATCCATATGACCTTAAAGATTTGGGCTATGGTAATGGAAACCCTCAAAACCGTGTAGCTACCGAAAGCCATGGTACACATGTTGCAGGAATTATCGGGGCACAACGTGGAAACGGTAAAGGTGTAGATGGTGTTGCTAATAATGTAGCTTTAATGAGTATTAGAGCAGTACCTAACGGAGATGAATATGATAAAGATATTGCTTTAGGTATTCGTTATGCGGTAGATAATGGTGCTAAAATTATCAACGGTAGTTTTGGTAAAGCCTTCTCTCCAAATGCTGAATGGGTTTACGAAGCTATTAAATATGCTGCTTCTAAAGACGTTTTATTTGTACATGCTGCAGGTAATGACGGTAATGATTTAGATGATACGAGCAATGCTAACTTCCCTAATGACCAAATAAACAATGGTGCAGAAATTGCAGATAACGTTATTACTGTTGGCTCATTAACGGCTAAGTACGGATCAGGATTAGTTTCTTCTTTTTCTAATTATGGTACCATTAATGTAGATGTATTTGCTCCTGGTAGTGCTATATATGCTACGATGCCTAATAGTACTTACGATTATAATAGTGGTACCTCAATGGCGGCACCAGGTGTTGCAGGTGTTGCAGCTCTTGTGTGGTCTCAGTATCCATCATTAAAAGCAAGCCAAGTAAAGAAAATTATCTTACAATCTGGTTTAACGACTAAAACACAAGTTACTGTTCCCGGAGAGGATGCTGGTGCTAAAGAATTTTCTTCGTTATCAAAATCAGGAAAAATGGTAAATGCTTACAACGCATTGCTACTTGCTGAGCAAGTCACTTCAGGAAAAGTAAAATTATAA